The following proteins come from a genomic window of Nostoc sp. ATCC 53789:
- the recF gene encoding DNA replication/repair protein RecF, with protein MYLKTLNLRQFRNYQDQKVEFTAAKTILVGNNAQGKSNLLEAVELLATLRSHRMTRDRDLVQEGEAIAQINATLERQTGVSELTLTLRRNGRRSVALNGESIRRQMDFLGVLNAVQFSSLDLDLVRGGPEGRRNWLDTLLIQLEPVYAHILQQYNHVLRQRNAFLKRHVETLDATSLHSELAVWDAQLATTGTRVIRRRDRAIERLAPIASAWHASISGSTEILQINYVPNIPSEDNQPEEVQQAFLAKIQQRAVAEMHQGTTLVGPHRDEIELTINQTPARQYGSQGQQRTLVLALKLAELQLIEEVVKEPPLLLLDDVLAELDLSRQNQLLDAIQDRFQTLITTTHLGSFDSQWLKSSQILFVKAGEIIPNF; from the coding sequence ATGTACCTGAAAACTCTAAACCTCCGACAATTTCGCAATTATCAAGACCAAAAGGTTGAATTTACTGCTGCCAAAACAATTTTGGTAGGTAATAACGCTCAGGGAAAATCGAATTTGTTGGAGGCGGTGGAGTTGCTGGCGACATTGCGATCACACCGCATGACCCGCGATCGCGATTTGGTTCAGGAAGGGGAAGCTATAGCCCAAATTAATGCCACTCTTGAGCGACAAACAGGCGTTAGTGAACTGACTTTAACCCTCCGGCGCAATGGTCGCCGGAGCGTTGCTCTCAATGGTGAGTCTATCCGCCGTCAAATGGATTTTCTTGGCGTTCTCAATGCAGTGCAGTTTTCCAGCCTGGATTTAGACCTAGTACGCGGCGGCCCGGAGGGTCGCCGCAACTGGTTGGATACACTCTTAATTCAACTCGAACCAGTTTATGCTCACATTTTGCAGCAGTATAATCATGTATTACGCCAGCGCAATGCCTTTTTAAAACGCCATGTAGAGACTTTGGATGCAACGTCTCTACACTCAGAACTAGCTGTATGGGATGCACAGTTAGCGACCACAGGAACCAGAGTAATTAGACGACGCGATCGCGCCATAGAAAGATTAGCTCCTATTGCTAGTGCTTGGCACGCCAGTATTAGCGGCAGTACAGAAATTCTGCAAATCAATTACGTGCCTAATATTCCTTCAGAGGATAACCAGCCAGAAGAAGTACAGCAAGCTTTTTTAGCAAAAATCCAGCAGCGAGCCGTTGCTGAAATGCACCAAGGTACTACTCTTGTCGGCCCCCATCGAGACGAAATAGAATTAACTATTAACCAGACACCCGCTCGTCAATACGGTTCTCAAGGTCAACAACGAACGCTGGTTCTAGCTTTAAAATTAGCCGAATTACAATTAATTGAAGAAGTCGTCAAAGAGCCACCATTGCTATTACTTGATGATGTTCTTGCCGAACTAGATTTATCCCGCCAAAATCAATTGCTTGATGCTATTCAAGACCGCTTTCAAACCCTAATTACTACCACTCACTTGGGTTCTTTTGATTCCCAGTGGTTAAAGTCCTCCCAAATTCTTTTTGTGAAAGCAGGAGAAATAATCCCAAATTTTTGA
- a CDS encoding cation-translocating P-type ATPase, which translates to MSANSLPEGAAVWHSLEVDKALELLDSNADSGLTPQEIQQRLQKYGPNELEETAGRSAWEILLDQFKNIMLLMLIGVALISGFLDLMALRAGDLKPGEVPFKDTIAILAIVILNGILGYVQESRAEKALAALKKMTSPLVRVIRNTRLVEIAAKELVPGDVMLLEAGMQIAADGRLIEQSNLQVRESALTGEAEAVNKQASLKLPEDTSLGDRLNVVYQGTEVVQGRGKVLVTNTGMTTELGKIATMLQAVESEPTPLQQRMTQLGNVLVTGSLILVAIVVVGGVIKDGGFKNIQELLEVSLSMAVAVVPEGLPAVITVTLALGTQRMVRQNALIRKLPAVETLGSVTTICSDKTGTLTQNKMVVQSVYTNDKAFRVTGEGYAPTGDFQLNGQKVSLEESPEISALSVACAVCNDSVLQKEQGEWAILGDPTEGALVTLAGKAGIEKDQWNSKLPRVAEFPFSSERKRMSVISQVQGVATGEASSRGIDPAIAGFLQSEPYLMFTKGSPELTLARSTQIHLGNHSAPLTEEQRQKILAENDLMASKGLRVLGFAYKSLAEIPPDGSSEASEQELVWLGLVGMLDAPRPEVRAAVQECRDAGIRPVMITGDHQLTARAIATDLGIAQEGDRVLTGQELQRMSDEELEQNVDLVSIYARVSPEHKLRIVQALQRRGRFVAMTGDGVNDAPALKQADIGIAMGITGTDVSKEASDMVLLDDNFATIVSATKEGRVVYTNIRRFIKYILGSNIGEVLTIAAAPLIGLGGVPLTPLQILWMNLVTDGLPALALAVEPPEPDVMQRPPFSPRESIFARGLGSYMIRIGIIFAIITIALMWWAYQHTHAAGYQGDPETWKTMVFTTLCIAQMGHAIAIRSNNRLTIEMNPFSNIFVLAAVVVTTILQLMLIYVPPLRDFFGTHYLNMQELGVCIGFSALMFVWIEAEKIFLRIMGKKAV; encoded by the coding sequence ATGTCTGCTAATTCTCTGCCTGAAGGTGCCGCCGTTTGGCATAGTTTAGAAGTTGATAAAGCGCTAGAACTGCTCGATAGTAATGCAGACAGTGGCTTAACACCTCAAGAAATTCAACAGAGGTTGCAAAAATACGGCCCCAACGAACTTGAAGAAACTGCTGGCCGTAGTGCTTGGGAAATTCTGCTAGATCAGTTCAAGAACATTATGTTGTTGATGCTGATTGGCGTAGCTCTGATTTCTGGGTTTTTAGACCTGATGGCTTTGCGGGCGGGCGATTTGAAGCCCGGTGAAGTGCCATTTAAAGATACGATCGCTATCTTAGCAATTGTGATTCTCAATGGCATACTCGGCTATGTCCAAGAAAGCCGTGCCGAAAAAGCCTTGGCAGCCCTGAAAAAAATGACTTCTCCCTTAGTACGGGTCATCCGCAACACCAGACTGGTGGAGATAGCAGCCAAGGAACTAGTTCCAGGGGATGTAATGCTGCTGGAAGCTGGAATGCAGATAGCTGCGGATGGACGTTTAATAGAACAGTCTAATTTACAAGTGCGTGAGTCGGCATTGACTGGTGAAGCCGAAGCGGTGAATAAACAGGCATCACTAAAATTGCCGGAGGACACATCATTAGGCGATCGCCTTAATGTCGTGTATCAAGGAACCGAAGTAGTCCAAGGACGCGGTAAGGTTCTGGTGACTAACACCGGCATGACAACAGAATTAGGCAAAATTGCTACGATGTTGCAGGCGGTGGAAAGTGAACCTACGCCGTTACAGCAACGTATGACTCAACTGGGTAATGTCCTGGTTACGGGTTCTTTAATTCTCGTGGCGATCGTCGTTGTTGGTGGTGTCATCAAGGACGGAGGTTTTAAAAACATCCAAGAACTTTTGGAAGTTTCCTTGAGTATGGCGGTTGCTGTAGTACCAGAAGGTTTACCAGCTGTAATTACCGTTACATTGGCACTGGGAACCCAGCGAATGGTGCGCCAAAATGCCTTGATTCGCAAACTACCAGCAGTAGAAACATTAGGTTCTGTAACCACCATCTGTTCTGATAAAACCGGCACCCTGACTCAAAATAAAATGGTGGTGCAATCGGTTTATACCAATGACAAAGCTTTTCGCGTCACCGGCGAAGGTTATGCTCCCACAGGGGACTTTCAGTTAAATGGTCAAAAAGTTTCCTTAGAGGAGTCTCCAGAAATTTCCGCGTTATCAGTCGCCTGCGCTGTTTGCAATGATTCAGTGTTGCAAAAAGAACAAGGTGAATGGGCAATTTTAGGAGATCCAACAGAGGGCGCATTAGTCACCCTGGCGGGAAAAGCCGGAATCGAAAAAGACCAGTGGAACAGTAAGTTGCCTCGCGTTGCCGAGTTTCCCTTTTCTTCGGAACGGAAGCGGATGAGCGTGATTTCTCAGGTGCAGGGAGTTGCCACAGGTGAAGCGTCTTCGAGAGGCATTGACCCTGCGATCGCCGGTTTTCTCCAATCTGAACCTTACTTAATGTTTACCAAAGGTTCTCCAGAGTTAACCTTGGCACGTTCCACTCAGATTCATTTGGGCAATCACTCAGCCCCCTTAACCGAAGAACAACGCCAGAAAATTTTGGCAGAAAATGACCTGATGGCAAGTAAAGGTTTGCGGGTACTAGGTTTTGCCTACAAATCTCTCGCGGAAATTCCACCGGACGGTTCAAGCGAGGCATCTGAGCAAGAATTAGTGTGGCTGGGATTGGTAGGAATGCTGGATGCGCCACGCCCAGAGGTGAGGGCAGCAGTCCAAGAATGTCGAGATGCAGGTATTCGCCCAGTGATGATTACTGGCGACCACCAATTAACAGCACGAGCGATCGCTACCGATTTAGGAATTGCCCAAGAAGGCGATCGCGTTCTCACCGGTCAAGAATTGCAACGGATGAGTGATGAGGAATTAGAGCAAAACGTTGACCTAGTAAGCATTTATGCTAGGGTTTCCCCAGAACACAAACTGCGAATTGTCCAAGCGTTGCAACGTCGGGGACGGTTTGTAGCGATGACGGGCGATGGTGTTAACGATGCCCCAGCCCTCAAACAAGCCGATATTGGTATTGCAATGGGCATTACTGGCACTGATGTCAGTAAGGAAGCCAGCGATATGGTGTTACTTGATGACAACTTCGCCACCATTGTTAGCGCCACCAAGGAAGGTAGAGTTGTTTACACCAATATTCGCCGCTTTATTAAATACATCTTGGGCAGTAACATTGGCGAAGTTCTGACCATTGCAGCCGCACCCTTAATTGGTTTGGGAGGCGTTCCCCTTACCCCCTTACAAATTCTCTGGATGAACTTGGTGACAGACGGTTTACCAGCCTTGGCATTAGCTGTGGAACCTCCAGAACCGGATGTGATGCAACGTCCGCCTTTTAGTCCCCGCGAAAGTATTTTCGCTAGGGGATTGGGTTCTTACATGATTCGCATTGGGATTATTTTTGCCATTATCACCATTGCCTTGATGTGGTGGGCTTATCAACATACCCATGCTGCTGGGTATCAAGGCGATCCCGAAACTTGGAAAACAATGGTATTTACGACCTTGTGTATTGCCCAAATGGGTCATGCGATCGCCATTCGCTCCAATAACCGACTGACTATCGAGATGAATCCCTTCTCCAATATTTTTGTACTAGCGGCTGTTGTCGTCACCACGATTTTGCAGTTGATGCTAATTTACGTCCCACCCCTGCGAGATTTCTTTGGTACTCACTACCTCAATATGCAAGAGTTGGGCGTTTGTATTGGCTTCAGTGCTTTAATGTTTGTCTGGATTGAAGCGGAGAAGATATTTCTGCGGATTATGGGCAAGAAGGCTGTGTAA
- a CDS encoding LapA family protein, with translation MKIAPFLTSLVVAVWVIAIAVISVQNATPVSLKFLTFQSIQIPLGLVLAFSACLGLIGMALLQPLWGLAGIGQRNSRLEDDAEFFVDDEDF, from the coding sequence ATGAAAATCGCTCCTTTTTTGACATCTCTAGTTGTCGCAGTTTGGGTAATAGCGATCGCAGTTATTTCAGTTCAAAATGCCACACCCGTATCGTTAAAATTCTTAACATTCCAATCGATTCAGATACCACTGGGTTTAGTGTTAGCTTTTAGTGCTTGTTTAGGGTTAATTGGCATGGCACTGCTGCAACCTCTGTGGGGACTTGCTGGTATTGGACAGCGTAATTCTCGATTAGAAGACGATGCGGAATTTTTTGTTGACGATGAAGACTTTTAA
- a CDS encoding PD-(D/E)XK nuclease family protein, with amino-acid sequence MSTPDRPFASYHLWSLVAPATGQERWHCQMRRGFIKARQHEPQVKALLAQATAPQRIGILAQKGVYEFHHHLHLLKQSDGVERVAQLLKLGNSSVQVQQRVLQILQKYHDAPLLLDKDIIQLTPGDEGFPKPIVVEQEDYCFRLYAAMDCVFIESDRTLHILDFKTGKSAFDKRQALVYLLAARYLYPEHEAVASFYNLEICKKSELISINNSELESLKFELANIAHKHQHDLQKYQEKTTNFSKIFPPNPGSHCRFCPFNSICEFADFKQHQSYPLPSLRVNIRG; translated from the coding sequence ATGTCAACCCCCGATCGACCTTTTGCCAGTTATCACCTTTGGTCTCTAGTTGCCCCAGCGACCGGGCAAGAACGCTGGCATTGCCAGATGAGACGGGGGTTTATCAAAGCACGGCAACACGAACCACAAGTCAAAGCACTGCTAGCGCAAGCCACTGCACCCCAGCGCATTGGCATACTCGCCCAAAAAGGTGTTTATGAGTTTCATCATCATCTGCATCTGCTGAAGCAATCAGATGGTGTAGAAAGAGTTGCACAGCTACTTAAGTTAGGCAATTCAAGCGTTCAAGTCCAGCAACGCGTCCTGCAAATTTTGCAAAAATATCATGATGCGCCGTTGCTTTTGGATAAAGATATTATCCAATTAACTCCGGGTGATGAAGGCTTTCCTAAGCCAATAGTAGTTGAGCAAGAGGATTATTGCTTTCGGTTATATGCGGCTATGGACTGCGTTTTCATTGAATCTGATAGGACTTTACATATTTTAGATTTCAAAACAGGTAAGTCAGCTTTTGACAAACGACAGGCATTAGTTTATTTGCTCGCTGCTCGTTATCTTTACCCTGAACACGAAGCTGTCGCATCATTTTATAATTTAGAAATATGTAAAAAGTCTGAGTTAATTAGCATCAATAATAGTGAATTAGAATCTTTAAAATTTGAGTTAGCTAATATTGCCCATAAGCACCAGCACGATTTGCAAAAATATCAGGAAAAAACTACTAATTTTAGTAAAATTTTTCCTCCTAATCCTGGTTCTCACTGCCGCTTTTGTCCATTTAACTCAATCTGCGAATTTGCCGATTTTAAGCAACATCAGTCGTATCCACTGCCCAGTTTAAGAGTTAATATCAGAGGTTAG
- a CDS encoding phosphoglucomutase/phosphomannomutase family protein gives MSSNIKFGTDGWRGIIADDFTFPNVRKVTRAIATYLETAYTKNRPVLIAYDTRFLADQFAKTAAQVLADLGWTVKITVRDCPTPVIAYNARHLNSAGALMFTASHNPAPYCGIKYIPDYAGPATPEITDTIVANIESASDELPGSNPSGSISIFDPKPDYLQFIYTLLDIEKIKRANLKVKYDALYSTSRGYLDEVLQHSGVQLESFHDWRDVLFGGGMPEPKGEQLVELVEAVVRDQADLGLATDGDSDRFGIVDEQGTVLTPNTVLLVLARHLIKNKGKTGAIVRTVATTHLLDNFAAKNGLQIYETAVGFKYIGEKMRETAVLIGGEESGGLSIIGHIPEKDGILADMLVAEAIAYEGKPLSQLVKEAIAEADGPLYNNRLDLHLTEAHKIAVINSFTKNPPPEVAGIKVKEVGRKDGIKLYLEEGSWVLLRPSGTEPLVRVYLETNTPEKLTQIAQELESVIAKLEG, from the coding sequence ATGTCCAGCAATATAAAATTTGGCACCGATGGATGGCGAGGGATTATTGCCGATGACTTTACTTTCCCCAACGTGCGAAAAGTAACAAGGGCGATCGCCACTTACTTGGAAACAGCCTACACAAAAAATAGACCTGTACTTATTGCCTACGATACTCGCTTTTTAGCTGACCAGTTTGCCAAAACTGCGGCCCAAGTACTGGCAGACTTGGGTTGGACTGTGAAAATTACCGTTCGGGATTGCCCCACACCAGTAATTGCCTACAACGCCCGTCATCTAAATTCCGCAGGGGCGTTAATGTTTACTGCTAGTCATAATCCAGCACCTTACTGTGGAATTAAATATATACCCGATTATGCTGGGCCTGCCACTCCAGAGATTACTGATACTATTGTGGCAAATATAGAAAGTGCATCGGATGAGTTACCTGGAAGTAACCCATCAGGTTCAATTTCAATTTTCGATCCGAAACCTGATTACCTGCAATTTATCTACACTCTACTTGATATAGAAAAGATCAAAAGGGCTAATTTAAAGGTAAAGTACGATGCTTTGTATTCTACCTCCCGTGGCTATTTAGATGAAGTTTTGCAGCATAGTGGTGTTCAGTTAGAAAGTTTCCACGATTGGAGGGATGTTTTATTTGGCGGTGGAATGCCAGAACCCAAAGGAGAACAATTAGTTGAGTTAGTGGAAGCTGTAGTCCGCGATCAAGCTGATTTGGGCTTGGCGACGGATGGAGATAGCGATCGCTTTGGTATTGTTGATGAACAAGGAACTGTCCTCACTCCGAATACTGTGTTGTTAGTTCTAGCACGTCATTTAATTAAAAACAAAGGTAAAACTGGCGCTATCGTTCGTACTGTAGCGACAACCCACCTGTTGGATAATTTCGCTGCTAAAAATGGGCTGCAAATTTACGAAACAGCAGTTGGTTTTAAATACATCGGTGAAAAAATGCGGGAAACTGCCGTATTAATTGGTGGAGAAGAATCAGGCGGTTTGAGTATTATCGGGCATATTCCCGAAAAAGACGGGATTTTAGCCGATATGCTGGTGGCAGAAGCGATCGCTTATGAAGGCAAACCTTTAAGTCAGCTGGTTAAAGAAGCGATCGCTGAAGCCGATGGGCCACTTTACAATAACCGCCTAGACTTGCACCTCACAGAGGCGCACAAAATCGCCGTCATCAACTCCTTTACTAAAAATCCACCTCCAGAGGTAGCAGGAATTAAAGTCAAGGAAGTCGGGCGTAAAGACGGTATTAAGCTGTATTTAGAAGAAGGTAGCTGGGTTTTACTGCGTCCTTCCGGTACAGAACCACTGGTGCGCGTCTACCTAGAAACCAACACTCCCGAAAAACTCACCCAAATTGCCCAAGAGTTAGAGAGTGTTATTGCTAAATTAGAGGGATAA
- a CDS encoding BrnT family toxin, with protein MFSDDLAITITDERFDEERFITIGIDAFNRVLVVVYTWCNDDIRLISARQATRYEQKQYEEG; from the coding sequence GTGTTTTCTGACGATTTAGCAATTACCATCACAGATGAACGTTTTGATGAAGAGAGATTTATCACTATTGGGATAGATGCTTTCAATCGAGTTTTAGTAGTTGTTTATACATGGTGCAATGATGATATTCGATTGATTTCTGCCCGCCAAGCTACGCGCTATGAACAAAAGCAGTATGAGGAGGGATAA
- a CDS encoding transglutaminase family protein produces MSFALPTLTVSQMFGQKTIRPLTAATLCGITFIKDRLIAIDSIKGHLLEIDPTSDNSKILNPHQVKEFTDVTGIAVWEDSLWVSRENSVYLCKLNALGLEHFVTLPYPADGVAVWETTVYVSCQRLGYILVYDRETRKEITRFYAPGVGIENLAVNQEMLWICDRTEQSVYAMDRATGELQFSVLTPFECPTGIAIHKNAETGKESIYVAYASEEPYIRDNPNADPSHELTFRDRTFIHPLHYHYQPDKRYALSNGYLIEMSYAEEIAPLDEVYLPDVEWRIALPSETERQKVKHVEAIGIPFTEEVIEGQRVAVFKFDSLAPGERHIFGWKALVEVRGIKYRITPRDVEDIPELSPELQTRYLVDDDDLAMDTTIVRRAAREAIGSETNVLRKMHSIRNYVYDQLSYGIKPYIDTPDIVLERGVGSCGEYVGVLLALARLNGIPCRTVGRYKCPPHSDLLGVPLQPDFNHVWLEFYVPNFGWLPMESNPDDVSEGGPYPTRFFMGLCWYHIEIGKGITFETVTSQGARLTKEDIPIGDLAINHIRFTILKELPPF; encoded by the coding sequence ATGAGTTTTGCACTCCCCACTTTGACCGTTAGCCAGATGTTTGGGCAAAAAACAATTCGACCGCTTACTGCTGCTACCCTGTGTGGCATTACTTTCATTAAAGATAGACTCATTGCCATTGACAGTATTAAAGGGCATCTACTGGAGATTGATCCCACCTCTGACAACAGCAAAATTCTCAATCCCCATCAAGTTAAAGAATTTACCGATGTCACTGGTATAGCGGTATGGGAAGATTCCCTGTGGGTGAGCCGCGAAAATAGTGTTTACTTGTGCAAGCTCAATGCTTTGGGTCTGGAACATTTTGTGACATTGCCTTATCCGGCTGACGGCGTTGCTGTTTGGGAAACAACAGTCTATGTCAGCTGCCAACGGCTGGGCTACATTTTGGTTTATGACCGCGAAACACGAAAAGAAATTACCAGATTTTATGCCCCTGGAGTTGGGATAGAGAATTTAGCCGTTAACCAAGAAATGCTATGGATTTGCGATCGCACCGAACAATCAGTGTACGCAATGGACAGGGCAACAGGAGAACTGCAATTTAGTGTCCTGACACCGTTTGAATGTCCTACAGGCATAGCGATACATAAAAATGCCGAAACAGGTAAAGAAAGTATTTACGTTGCCTACGCCTCCGAGGAGCCTTATATCCGGGATAACCCCAATGCCGATCCAAGTCATGAGCTAACATTCCGCGATCGCACTTTTATTCATCCCCTGCATTATCATTACCAGCCAGATAAGCGCTACGCCCTCTCTAATGGCTATCTCATTGAAATGTCTTATGCTGAGGAAATTGCACCCTTAGACGAGGTGTATTTACCTGATGTCGAATGGCGCATTGCCCTACCATCGGAAACTGAGCGTCAAAAGGTGAAACACGTTGAAGCAATTGGTATACCCTTTACAGAAGAAGTAATAGAAGGGCAACGTGTAGCAGTCTTTAAATTTGATTCTCTTGCCCCAGGTGAACGGCATATATTTGGCTGGAAAGCACTTGTGGAAGTTCGAGGAATTAAGTATCGCATCACGCCTAGAGATGTTGAAGATATACCTGAACTATCTCCAGAATTACAAACACGCTACCTAGTAGATGACGACGATTTAGCAATGGATACTACCATTGTTCGCCGTGCCGCCAGAGAAGCAATTGGTTCTGAAACAAATGTACTGCGAAAAATGCACAGCATCCGCAACTACGTATACGACCAGTTATCTTACGGTATTAAACCTTACATCGACACGCCAGATATAGTTTTAGAACGGGGCGTTGGTTCCTGTGGGGAATATGTCGGCGTATTGCTTGCCCTAGCCCGTTTAAATGGCATCCCCTGCCGCACCGTAGGTAGGTACAAATGTCCTCCCCATAGTGACTTACTAGGAGTACCACTACAACCAGACTTTAATCATGTTTGGCTGGAGTTCTACGTCCCGAATTTTGGTTGGTTGCCAATGGAATCAAATCCTGATGATGTGAGTGAAGGTGGGCCTTATCCGACGCGCTTTTTTATGGGCTTATGCTGGTATCACATTGAAATTGGCAAAGGTATCACTTTTGAAACTGTGACAAGTCAAGGTGCGCGGCTAACCAAAGAAGATATCCCCATCGGTGATTTGGCGATAAATCATATTCGCTTCACAATTCTTAAAGAATTGCCGCCCTTTTGA
- a CDS encoding BrnA antitoxin family protein, producing the protein MEAEYDFSQGKRGAIESTPTGKTRITIRLDDEVLAWFRDQVHAAGGGNYQTLINDALREYIQQRREPLEETLRRVLREELERIGK; encoded by the coding sequence ATGGAAGCTGAGTATGATTTTAGCCAGGGTAAGCGGGGAGCGATTGAATCAACACCAACAGGCAAAACTAGAATTACAATTCGCCTAGATGACGAAGTACTAGCATGGTTTCGTGACCAAGTTCACGCAGCAGGTGGGGGAAATTACCAAACTTTGATTAACGATGCCTTGCGTGAGTACATTCAGCAGCGCCGTGAACCGTTAGAAGAGACATTACGGCGAGTATTGCGAGAGGAACTTGAGCGTATTGGAAAATGA
- a CDS encoding ATP-binding protein, translated as MNDWKSLNDFSDKQYTQQQNFSLAFLLRMINGISDPIFLKNDQHQWILLNDAFCNFIGYSREELIGKSDYDVFSKAEANVFWEKDELVFTTGITHENEELFTDSNGATHCILTKKYLFKDDLGNRFLVGIIRDLTEQKQVEAALRHSNAVLKQAEADLRQQTQELETALSKLQNTQTQLIQSEKMSSLGQLVAGVAHEINNPVSFIYGNISPADEYTKNLFSLLDLYQRHYPQSVKAIQEFADLIELDFLRSDLPKLFQSMMMGAERIREIVLSLRTFSRLDEAEMKRVDIHEGIDSTMMIIQSRLKATDQRPKIEVIKEYGNLPLVECYAGQLNQVFMNILVNAIDALEDSLVISRWTTKKRLKTDNPRIYIRTKLLTPNQVTIGIADNGLGIPEDAKKQLFNPFFTTKPVGQGTGMGLAISHQIITERHGGSLECISQPGVGTEFIIRIPLIQQRQISNL; from the coding sequence ATGAATGATTGGAAATCTCTGAATGACTTCTCTGACAAACAATATACGCAGCAGCAAAACTTCTCGCTGGCTTTTCTGCTGCGGATGATCAATGGTATATCTGACCCCATTTTTCTTAAAAACGACCAACATCAGTGGATACTACTTAACGATGCCTTTTGTAATTTCATCGGGTATAGCCGAGAAGAATTAATTGGTAAGTCTGACTATGATGTTTTTTCCAAAGCGGAAGCTAATGTGTTTTGGGAAAAAGATGAACTGGTTTTCACTACAGGGATAACTCATGAAAACGAGGAATTATTTACAGATTCCAATGGCGCAACACACTGTATCCTGACCAAAAAATATTTGTTTAAGGATGATTTAGGTAATCGTTTCTTAGTTGGGATTATTCGTGATTTAACAGAGCAAAAGCAGGTAGAAGCCGCCCTGCGCCATAGTAATGCTGTGCTTAAACAAGCGGAAGCAGACCTACGACAGCAAACACAAGAACTAGAAACAGCATTATCCAAACTACAAAATACCCAAACTCAGTTAATCCAAAGCGAAAAAATGTCCAGTTTGGGTCAACTAGTTGCAGGTGTGGCACATGAAATCAACAACCCAGTTAGCTTTATTTACGGCAATATTAGCCCAGCTGATGAATACACCAAAAATTTATTTTCACTGTTAGACCTCTACCAAAGACATTATCCCCAATCAGTCAAGGCAATTCAGGAGTTTGCAGATTTAATTGAACTAGACTTCTTAAGGTCAGACTTACCCAAATTATTCCAATCGATGATGATGGGAGCAGAGCGGATTCGAGAGATTGTGCTTTCCCTGCGGACTTTCTCGCGCTTAGATGAAGCTGAAATGAAACGGGTTGATATCCATGAGGGAATTGATAGTACGATGATGATTATCCAAAGCCGCCTCAAGGCTACTGACCAGCGCCCGAAAATTGAGGTGATCAAAGAATATGGCAATCTCCCCTTGGTTGAATGTTATGCTGGGCAGTTAAACCAAGTATTTATGAATATTTTAGTGAATGCGATCGATGCTTTAGAAGATTCATTGGTTATATCTCGGTGGACAACAAAAAAACGACTAAAAACGGATAATCCTCGAATTTATATTCGCACCAAATTACTAACACCAAATCAAGTCACAATTGGCATTGCCGACAACGGACTCGGAATACCAGAAGATGCTAAAAAGCAACTATTTAATCCCTTTTTTACGACCAAGCCCGTTGGACAAGGTACGGGTATGGGGCTGGCTATTAGTCACCAAATTATCACAGAAAGACATGGCGGCTCTTTAGAATGCATTTCGCAACCAGGAGTTGGTACTGAGTTTATCATTCGCATTCCCCTCATTCAACAACGTCAAATTTCTAACCTCTGA